In Isoptericola jiangsuensis, the following proteins share a genomic window:
- a CDS encoding TIGR03089 family protein, with amino-acid sequence MTTEPRTVTALLDRLAATGGRPALTWYGDDGERVELSGAVVGNWVAKTVNLLVEEFDAGPGTDVVVDLPVGWRQTVWAVAAARCGATLTLVDPTADGTGHDADVVVTSRPGHWGGTTAEVVAVTLAALARRYDGDLPPGAVDAAAAVMTYGDVIGFDPAPGTSAPLATLVGPVPAEPAGREVVRGDRPVADVLATTIGVWARGGSVVLLSAATTATLDADPARRDALVATERVTGVAQDLPSAR; translated from the coding sequence GTGACCACCGAGCCCCGCACCGTGACCGCACTGCTCGACCGGCTCGCCGCCACCGGCGGACGCCCGGCCCTCACCTGGTACGGGGACGACGGCGAACGGGTCGAGCTGTCGGGGGCCGTCGTCGGCAACTGGGTCGCCAAGACCGTCAACCTGCTCGTCGAGGAGTTCGACGCCGGTCCCGGCACCGACGTCGTCGTCGACCTGCCCGTCGGCTGGCGCCAGACCGTCTGGGCGGTCGCCGCCGCCCGCTGCGGCGCCACGCTCACCCTGGTCGACCCCACGGCCGACGGCACCGGCCACGACGCGGACGTCGTCGTCACCTCGCGCCCCGGGCACTGGGGCGGGACCACGGCCGAGGTCGTCGCCGTGACGCTCGCGGCGCTGGCCCGCCGGTACGACGGCGACCTCCCGCCCGGGGCCGTCGACGCCGCGGCGGCCGTCATGACCTACGGCGACGTCATCGGCTTCGACCCCGCCCCCGGCACCTCCGCCCCGCTGGCCACCCTGGTCGGCCCGGTGCCGGCGGAGCCCGCCGGGCGGGAGGTCGTGCGCGGCGACCGTCCCGTGGCGGACGTCCTCGCCACCACGATCGGGGTGTGGGCCCGCGGCGGGTCCGTGGTGCTGCTGTCCGCCGCGACCACCGCCACGCTCGACGCGGACCCCGCGCGCCGCGACGCCCTCGTCGCCACCGAGCGGGTCACGGGCGTCGCTCAGGACCTCCCGAGCGCCCGGTAG
- a CDS encoding UDP-glucose dehydrogenase family protein: protein MRISVVGLGYLGAVHAASMASLGHDVVGVEVDPSRVEALALGKAPFYEPGFDELLTRVQGSGGLTVSPDVADAAGCAVHFVCVGTPQRPDSLAADLRFVDAAVSGLVPHLAPGDVVVGKSTVPVGTAARLAEQVAATGATLVWNPEFLREGHAVDDTLHPDRIVYGVPAGAAGERAAALLDEVYAAPLAEGVPRIVTDLPTAELVKVAANSFLATKISFINAMAELCEVAGGDVTRLADAIGHDVRIGRRFLDAGLGFGGGCLPKDIRAFMARAEELGAGEAVAFLAEVDGINNRRRHRMVELAAEVVGGELKGRRVAVLGAAFKPESDDVRDSPALDVAQRLAAAGADVVVTDPQALGTARARAPHLVYTHDLADALTGAEAVLVLTEWRRYRELDPAWVGSLVARRTVLDGRNALDRSAWEAAGWTYRALGRS from the coding sequence ATGCGCATCTCCGTGGTGGGTCTGGGCTATCTCGGCGCCGTGCACGCGGCGAGCATGGCGAGCCTCGGTCACGACGTCGTGGGGGTCGAGGTCGACCCGTCCCGGGTCGAGGCCCTGGCGCTCGGCAAGGCGCCCTTCTACGAACCGGGCTTCGACGAGCTGCTCACGCGCGTGCAGGGTTCCGGCGGGCTCACGGTCTCGCCGGACGTGGCGGACGCAGCCGGCTGCGCGGTGCACTTCGTGTGCGTGGGCACCCCGCAACGGCCCGACTCCTTGGCCGCCGACCTGCGCTTCGTCGACGCGGCGGTGTCCGGACTGGTCCCGCACCTGGCGCCGGGGGACGTCGTCGTCGGGAAGTCGACGGTGCCGGTCGGGACGGCGGCGCGGCTGGCCGAGCAGGTCGCCGCGACCGGCGCGACCCTCGTCTGGAATCCGGAGTTCCTGCGCGAGGGGCACGCCGTCGACGACACCCTGCACCCCGACCGGATCGTCTACGGGGTCCCGGCCGGCGCGGCGGGGGAGCGTGCGGCCGCCCTGCTCGACGAGGTGTACGCGGCACCGCTGGCCGAGGGCGTCCCGCGCATCGTCACCGACCTGCCCACGGCCGAGCTGGTGAAGGTCGCCGCGAACTCGTTCCTCGCCACCAAGATCTCGTTCATCAACGCGATGGCCGAGCTGTGCGAGGTCGCGGGCGGCGACGTCACGCGGCTCGCCGACGCGATCGGCCACGACGTCCGTATCGGGCGCCGCTTCCTCGACGCCGGGCTCGGGTTCGGCGGCGGCTGCCTGCCCAAGGACATCCGCGCGTTCATGGCGCGGGCCGAGGAGCTCGGGGCGGGGGAGGCGGTGGCGTTCCTCGCCGAGGTCGACGGGATCAACAACCGGCGCCGGCACCGCATGGTGGAGCTGGCCGCCGAGGTCGTGGGCGGCGAGCTGAAGGGACGCCGGGTGGCGGTGCTGGGGGCGGCCTTCAAGCCCGAGAGCGACGACGTGCGGGACTCTCCCGCCCTGGACGTCGCTCAGCGGCTGGCCGCGGCCGGCGCGGACGTGGTGGTGACGGACCCGCAGGCGCTCGGCACGGCGCGGGCGCGCGCCCCGCACCTCGTCTACACCCACGATCTCGCCGACGCCCTGACCGGGGCCGAGGCGGTGCTGGTCCTCACCGAGTGGCGCCGGTACCGCGAGCTCGACCCGGCGTGGGTCGGCTCGCTGGTCGCGCGCCGCACCGTGCTGGACGGCCGCAACGCCCTCGACCGGTCCGCGTGGGAGGCGGCCGGCTGGACCTACCGGGCGCTCGGGAGGTCCTGA
- a CDS encoding N-acetylmuramoyl-L-alanine amidase, translated as MRNTRLGRVGAATLVALLSTALAVPAGAQEAPSPGPADRASASPDATAGQEPVAVTDTATEAVTDAVTEVVPVTPPAAEPVEPSTEEAGFVPDDLVADAVAPTRTTADARAAAAAGEPLVATADVTGFGVVGVTWTGDVDPTALVVEVRTSDDPAADAGWSAWEEIQPEPSPDGTLDGTEPVVVGDVARVQARVAGTGADGVHDLTLTVVDPGTSAADDDVAVPPAEASPGGASVVAAVPAAPTVATRAAWGAVESMMTWSPTQGSIRAATIHHTAGTNSYSAAQVPGIIRGIYAYHANTRDWGDIGYNFLVDKYGRAWEGRAGGILNQTIGGHARGFNTNTTGVSVLGNYDVVQPSTASVTAVVKLVAWKLALHGVPATGSTTIEGVRLPRILGHRDVASTACPGRYLYPKLGEIRRRAQAVQDAAPRPVVQDGTLVRSPAGDVALVEGGRRHASWCSTAAHYGLRCGAAAPVTAAQWDALKPGGRLRQTVRTTDGRLFRVVNGAKREAFDTASLKRAGILTATVTMSATALDRLPYRDPVVRPGVVVTNRTTGGTRLVTSGLRHGYVGDAMRQNTALRGLDAGYLDGASVARMSSTRKTTGVVTKSNGRVFVVTTKGLLRIDRSGTLRSSTTPQYWASDAVHELPRVSRPSLVVLRVRTKDQLYVLRDGVLRPVTAQRARQLNGGTAPAVHVVVKLTKKQFPVGSRL; from the coding sequence ATGCGCAACACCAGGCTCGGCCGCGTCGGCGCCGCCACCCTCGTCGCCCTGCTCTCGACCGCCCTCGCGGTCCCGGCGGGCGCCCAGGAGGCGCCCTCCCCCGGACCGGCCGACCGGGCGAGCGCGTCGCCCGACGCCACCGCCGGTCAGGAGCCCGTCGCGGTCACCGACACCGCGACCGAGGCCGTCACCGATGCGGTCACCGAGGTCGTGCCGGTCACGCCCCCCGCCGCGGAACCCGTCGAGCCCAGCACCGAGGAGGCCGGGTTCGTCCCGGACGACCTCGTCGCCGACGCGGTCGCCCCCACCCGCACCACGGCCGACGCACGCGCCGCCGCGGCCGCCGGGGAGCCCCTCGTCGCGACCGCCGACGTCACCGGGTTCGGCGTCGTCGGGGTCACCTGGACCGGGGACGTCGACCCGACGGCGCTCGTCGTCGAGGTCCGCACGAGCGACGACCCCGCCGCCGACGCCGGCTGGAGCGCCTGGGAGGAGATCCAGCCCGAGCCCTCCCCCGACGGCACCCTCGACGGGACCGAGCCCGTCGTCGTCGGCGACGTCGCCCGCGTCCAGGCCCGGGTGGCCGGCACCGGCGCGGACGGCGTCCACGACCTGACCCTCACCGTGGTCGACCCGGGCACGTCGGCCGCCGACGACGACGTCGCCGTCCCGCCCGCCGAGGCCTCCCCCGGCGGCGCGTCGGTCGTCGCCGCCGTGCCCGCCGCGCCCACCGTCGCGACCCGCGCCGCCTGGGGCGCCGTCGAGTCGATGATGACGTGGAGCCCCACGCAGGGCTCGATCCGTGCGGCGACGATCCACCACACCGCCGGGACGAACAGCTACTCCGCGGCGCAGGTGCCCGGCATCATCCGCGGCATCTACGCGTACCACGCGAACACCCGCGACTGGGGCGACATCGGCTACAACTTCCTCGTCGACAAGTACGGCCGCGCCTGGGAGGGCCGCGCGGGCGGCATCCTCAACCAGACGATCGGCGGCCACGCCCGCGGGTTCAACACGAACACCACCGGCGTCTCCGTCCTCGGCAACTACGACGTCGTGCAGCCGTCGACCGCCTCCGTGACCGCCGTGGTGAAGCTGGTGGCGTGGAAGCTGGCCCTGCACGGGGTGCCCGCCACCGGCAGCACCACCATCGAGGGCGTGCGCCTGCCGCGCATCCTCGGGCACCGGGACGTCGCGTCCACGGCCTGCCCCGGCCGCTACCTGTACCCGAAGCTCGGGGAGATCCGGCGCCGTGCGCAGGCCGTGCAGGACGCCGCCCCGCGCCCCGTCGTCCAGGACGGCACTCTCGTGCGCAGCCCCGCGGGCGACGTCGCGCTGGTCGAGGGCGGACGGCGGCACGCCTCCTGGTGCTCCACGGCCGCCCACTACGGCCTGCGGTGCGGCGCCGCCGCACCGGTCACCGCCGCGCAGTGGGACGCCCTCAAGCCCGGCGGACGCCTGCGCCAGACGGTCCGCACCACCGACGGCCGGCTGTTCCGGGTCGTGAACGGCGCCAAGCGGGAGGCCTTCGACACCGCGTCGCTGAAGCGCGCCGGGATCCTCACCGCCACCGTGACGATGTCGGCCACCGCGCTCGACCGCCTGCCGTACCGCGACCCCGTCGTGCGCCCCGGGGTCGTGGTGACGAACCGCACGACCGGCGGCACGCGGCTGGTCACCTCCGGGCTGCGGCACGGCTACGTCGGGGACGCGATGCGGCAGAACACCGCGCTGCGCGGCCTCGACGCCGGCTACCTGGACGGCGCCAGCGTCGCCCGCATGAGCAGCACCCGGAAGACCACGGGCGTCGTCACGAAGTCCAACGGCCGTGTCTTCGTCGTGACGACCAAGGGGCTGCTGCGCATCGACCGCAGCGGGACGCTGCGCTCGAGCACCACGCCGCAGTACTGGGCGTCCGACGCCGTCCACGAGCTGCCCCGCGTGTCCCGCCCGTCCCTCGTCGTCCTGCGGGTCCGCACCAAGGACCAGCTCTACGTGCTGCGCGACGGCGTCCTGCGGCCCGTGACCGCCCAGCGGGCCCGCCAGCTCAACGGCGGGACGGCCCCGGCCGTGCACGTCGTCGTCAAGCTGACGAAGAAGCAGTTCCCCGTCGGGTCACGGCTCTGA
- a CDS encoding LCP family protein → MNRTPARHVAPAEDPAKGPAHARSLDGRPVLRAVGLVATAALVFVGAGIGTAAVTLTGNITAVDAEAALGTDRPEKEEPTDPNAGSPLNILLLGSDSREGDNAKSANDGTEGARSDTTMIMHISADRSRVEMVSIPRDTTVDIPSCPTTSGAQTPELYGTKFNAAFSQGYLYGGDVESGALCTMKTVETLTDVYIDGFIVVDFSGFRKMIDAIGGVELCIPNDIDAPKADNLVLSAGVQTLNGKTALKYARARMGDGLGDQSDISRIARQQELMAALARTVLGQNLLTDSPQLLKFLGAVTGSLTMSSNFASVTGLAGLAYSARNVRPDTIAFMTAPFQYDPSNPANVLFTDEATQVWENMEKDLPLSDAIAVEKKEKKNKDKDKASTDGADTGTSDGADDTASAEPTAESSAEASPDPSPTRTRDAGAEAFTSADVTAVCG, encoded by the coding sequence GTGAATCGCACGCCTGCCCGCCACGTGGCGCCCGCCGAGGACCCTGCCAAGGGGCCCGCGCACGCCCGGAGCCTCGACGGTCGTCCGGTCCTGCGTGCGGTCGGGCTCGTCGCCACCGCCGCCCTCGTCTTCGTCGGTGCCGGGATCGGCACCGCCGCCGTCACCCTCACCGGCAACATCACCGCCGTCGACGCCGAGGCCGCCCTCGGCACCGACCGGCCCGAGAAGGAGGAGCCGACCGACCCGAACGCCGGGTCGCCGCTCAACATCCTGCTGCTCGGGTCCGACTCCCGCGAGGGCGACAACGCGAAGTCCGCGAACGACGGCACCGAGGGCGCGCGGTCGGACACGACGATGATCATGCACATCTCCGCGGACCGTTCCCGCGTCGAGATGGTGTCGATCCCCCGCGACACGACGGTCGACATCCCCTCGTGCCCCACCACGAGCGGTGCCCAGACGCCCGAGCTGTACGGCACCAAGTTCAACGCCGCGTTCTCCCAGGGCTACCTCTACGGCGGGGACGTCGAGTCCGGCGCCCTGTGCACGATGAAGACCGTCGAGACACTCACCGACGTCTACATCGACGGCTTCATCGTGGTCGACTTCTCGGGGTTCCGGAAGATGATCGACGCCATCGGCGGCGTCGAGCTCTGCATCCCGAACGACATCGACGCCCCGAAGGCGGACAACCTCGTCCTGTCCGCGGGCGTGCAGACGCTCAACGGCAAGACCGCGCTGAAGTACGCCCGCGCCCGCATGGGCGACGGTCTCGGGGACCAGTCGGACATCAGCCGCATCGCACGACAGCAGGAGCTCATGGCGGCGCTCGCGCGCACCGTCCTCGGCCAGAACCTGCTCACCGACTCCCCGCAGCTGCTGAAGTTCCTCGGGGCCGTCACCGGGTCTCTGACGATGAGCAGCAACTTCGCCTCGGTGACGGGACTCGCCGGGCTCGCGTACAGCGCCCGCAACGTGCGGCCTGACACGATCGCCTTCATGACGGCGCCGTTCCAGTACGACCCGTCGAACCCGGCGAACGTCTTGTTCACGGACGAGGCCACCCAGGTGTGGGAGAACATGGAAAAGGACCTTCCGCTCAGCGACGCGATCGCCGTGGAGAAGAAGGAGAAGAAGAACAAGGACAAAGACAAGGCCTCGACAGACGGCGCCGACACCGGCACGTCGGACGGCGCGGACGACACCGCGAGCGCCGAGCCGACGGCCGAGTCGTCCGCCGAGGCCAGCCCGGACCCGTCCCCGACGCGCACGCGCGACGCCGGGGCCGAGGCGTTCACCAGCGCCGACGTCACCGCGGTCTGCGGGTGA
- a CDS encoding LCP family protein has product MTDERRIPPSFTPAGGRSSRPASSGDAICVGGSAGSPPRPTGRVGRRDDAVPMDGREPRVRRQSSREVPVTPPQRSGPHRQAARQAAPESRQPRSYPPASAPRGGAQQPPSQRPAAQRPAATRQAAAPARAAGGGAPPRGPGAAAPATAGRPDGFRVRKGRVAVLVLVALLALVLAWPIGLLVWANGQVQHVDALSGADGTPGTTYLLAGSDQRGTGGVDDGTAGARTDTIMVLHKPRSGPVALISIPRDTYAEIPGEGMNKINASFAWGGPPLLVETVEQLTGLTVDHYAEVGFGALEDLVNAVDGVELCYDETVKDKRSELNWKAGCHEADGETALAFSRMRYSDPKGDIGRAERQRQVISAVSAEVVQPGVFLNPFKQVKLVKAGTGALVVDEDTGIVNLGQLALAFKAATGPEGVTGTPPIADPGYDAGDGSGSTVLLSDDAPAFWVDVRDGNLEPGTVGGLG; this is encoded by the coding sequence ATGACCGACGAGCGCCGTATCCCGCCCAGCTTCACTCCCGCCGGGGGCCGCAGCTCCCGCCCGGCCTCCTCCGGCGACGCCATCTGCGTGGGTGGCAGCGCCGGGTCGCCCCCGCGCCCGACCGGCCGCGTCGGGCGCCGCGACGACGCCGTCCCGATGGACGGCCGCGAGCCCCGCGTGCGCCGGCAGTCCTCCCGCGAGGTCCCGGTGACGCCGCCGCAGCGTTCCGGCCCGCACCGGCAGGCCGCCCGCCAGGCAGCCCCGGAGAGCCGGCAGCCGCGGTCGTACCCGCCGGCGTCCGCTCCCCGCGGCGGGGCCCAGCAGCCTCCGTCGCAGCGCCCCGCCGCCCAGCGGCCGGCCGCGACCCGGCAGGCCGCCGCCCCCGCACGCGCCGCCGGCGGTGGCGCGCCGCCGCGCGGTCCCGGCGCGGCGGCCCCCGCGACCGCGGGACGTCCCGACGGGTTCCGCGTCCGCAAGGGCCGGGTGGCCGTGCTCGTGCTCGTCGCGCTGCTCGCCCTGGTCCTGGCCTGGCCGATCGGGCTCCTGGTGTGGGCCAACGGCCAGGTGCAGCACGTGGACGCCCTGTCGGGCGCCGACGGCACGCCCGGCACCACGTACCTCCTCGCCGGGTCCGACCAGCGCGGCACGGGTGGTGTGGACGACGGCACCGCCGGCGCCCGCACCGACACGATCATGGTGCTGCACAAGCCGCGCAGCGGACCGGTCGCCCTCATCTCCATCCCCCGCGACACGTACGCGGAGATCCCGGGGGAGGGCATGAACAAGATCAACGCGTCGTTCGCGTGGGGCGGCCCGCCCCTGCTCGTGGAGACCGTCGAGCAGCTCACCGGCCTCACGGTGGACCACTACGCCGAGGTCGGCTTCGGGGCGCTCGAGGACCTGGTGAACGCCGTCGACGGCGTCGAGCTCTGCTACGACGAGACCGTGAAGGACAAGCGCAGCGAGCTGAACTGGAAGGCCGGCTGCCACGAGGCCGACGGCGAGACCGCGCTCGCGTTCTCCCGCATGCGCTACTCGGACCCGAAGGGCGACATCGGCCGCGCCGAGCGTCAGCGGCAGGTCATCTCCGCCGTCTCCGCGGAGGTCGTGCAGCCGGGCGTCTTCCTCAACCCGTTCAAGCAGGTCAAGCTCGTCAAGGCCGGCACGGGCGCGCTCGTGGTCGACGAGGACACGGGGATCGTCAACCTCGGCCAGCTCGCCCTCGCCTTCAAGGCCGCCACCGGCCCCGAGGGCGTGACCGGCACCCCGCCGATCGCGGACCCCGGCTACGACGCGGGCGACGGCAGCGGGTCCACCGTGCTGCTGTCCGACGACGCCCCCGCGTTCTGGGTGGACGTCCGCGACGGAAACCTGGAGCCCGGCACCGTCGGCGGACTCGGCTGA
- the purE gene encoding 5-(carboxyamino)imidazole ribonucleotide mutase produces the protein MSENAPVVGIVMGSDSDWPVMEGAADALDELGVPYEVDVVSAHRMPTEMIAYGQEASGRGLRVIVAGAGGAAHLPGMLAAVTPLPVVGVPVPLKHLDGMDSLLSIVQMPAGVPVATVSIGGARNAGLLAAQILGAGTDAESLALRERMVAFQENLRDVAHAKGARLRAARSAG, from the coding sequence ATGAGCGAGAACGCACCCGTCGTCGGCATCGTCATGGGGTCCGACTCCGACTGGCCCGTCATGGAGGGCGCCGCCGACGCCCTCGACGAGCTCGGCGTCCCCTACGAGGTCGACGTCGTCTCCGCCCACCGCATGCCGACCGAGATGATCGCCTACGGCCAGGAGGCTTCCGGCCGCGGCCTGCGCGTCATCGTCGCGGGCGCCGGCGGGGCGGCGCACCTGCCGGGCATGCTCGCCGCCGTCACGCCGCTGCCCGTCGTCGGCGTCCCCGTGCCGCTCAAGCACCTCGACGGCATGGACTCCCTGCTGTCCATCGTGCAGATGCCCGCCGGGGTGCCCGTCGCCACCGTCTCCATCGGCGGCGCGCGCAACGCGGGCCTGCTCGCCGCGCAGATCCTCGGCGCGGGCACGGACGCGGAGTCCCTCGCGCTGCGCGAGCGCATGGTCGCGTTCCAGGAGAACCTGCGCGACGTCGCCCACGCGAAGGGCGCGCGGCTGCGCGCCGCCCGGTCCGCGGGCTGA
- a CDS encoding 5-(carboxyamino)imidazole ribonucleotide synthase — translation MTSPAAPVVAVVGGGQLARMMAPAAAELGVHLRVLVEDPATSAAQVVVDAPVGGAADESAIRDLVTPADGRPAADVLTFEHEHVPNTLLADLAEHGTPVRPGPHALVQAQDKIVMRRRLTELGAPCPRWAALPTDPAAARDALAAFLADAPDGAAVVKTARGGYDGKGVRVVTAADAVDDWLDAHVAGGPELLVEAKVPFTRELAVLVARRPSGEVRTWPVVESVQRDGVCAEVIAPAPDLDDDLAAAARDVAVRIADGLDVTGVLAVEMFEAPGPDGTTQVLVNELAMRPHNSGHWTIDGAVTSQFEQHLRAVLDLPLGSTEAVATWTVMANVLGSTLDRLTDALPAVGEQFPDARVNLYGKGIRAGRKLGHVNVSGTDLTEVRRRALAAAALLRGETPQNLED, via the coding sequence GTGACCTCCCCCGCAGCACCCGTGGTCGCCGTCGTCGGCGGTGGCCAGCTCGCCCGCATGATGGCCCCGGCCGCCGCCGAGCTCGGCGTCCACCTGCGCGTCCTCGTGGAGGACCCCGCGACGTCCGCCGCGCAGGTCGTCGTCGACGCCCCCGTCGGAGGGGCCGCCGACGAGTCCGCGATCCGCGACCTCGTCACCCCGGCCGACGGTCGCCCCGCCGCCGACGTCCTCACGTTCGAGCACGAGCACGTCCCCAACACGCTGCTCGCCGACCTCGCCGAGCACGGCACCCCGGTCCGGCCCGGACCGCACGCGCTCGTCCAGGCCCAGGACAAGATCGTCATGCGGCGCCGCCTCACCGAGCTCGGTGCGCCCTGCCCCCGCTGGGCCGCGCTGCCGACCGACCCCGCCGCCGCCCGCGACGCGCTCGCCGCCTTCCTGGCCGACGCCCCCGACGGCGCCGCCGTGGTCAAGACCGCCCGCGGCGGCTACGACGGCAAGGGTGTCCGCGTCGTCACCGCCGCCGACGCCGTCGACGACTGGCTCGACGCGCACGTCGCGGGCGGCCCCGAGCTGCTCGTCGAGGCCAAGGTGCCGTTCACCCGCGAGCTCGCCGTCCTCGTCGCCCGCCGACCCTCCGGCGAGGTCCGCACCTGGCCCGTCGTCGAGTCCGTCCAGCGCGACGGCGTGTGCGCCGAGGTGATCGCCCCCGCCCCCGACCTCGACGACGACCTCGCCGCCGCCGCCCGTGACGTCGCCGTGCGCATCGCCGACGGCCTCGACGTCACCGGCGTCCTCGCCGTCGAGATGTTCGAGGCCCCCGGCCCCGACGGCACCACGCAGGTGCTCGTCAACGAGCTCGCCATGCGCCCCCACAACTCCGGTCACTGGACCATCGACGGCGCCGTCACCAGCCAGTTCGAGCAGCACCTGCGGGCCGTCCTCGACCTGCCGCTGGGGTCCACCGAGGCCGTCGCGACCTGGACCGTCATGGCGAACGTCCTCGGCTCCACCCTGGACCGGCTCACCGACGCCCTGCCCGCCGTCGGCGAGCAGTTCCCCGACGCGCGCGTCAACCTGTACGGCAAGGGCATCCGCGCCGGCCGCAAGCTCGGGCACGTCAACGTCAGCGGCACCGACCTGACCGAGGTCCGCCGCCGCGCCCTCGCCGCCGCGGCGCTGCTGCGCGGCGAGACGCCGCAGAACCTGGAGGACTGA
- a CDS encoding GtrA family protein, whose protein sequence is MSEHSAGDTAVSPRSWPVRVLAETWRRRVELLRFGTVGGVAYVVNLAVFNLLLHGPAPFDVLSHKPVTVNVIAVAVSTLVAWLGNRYWTFAAHRTTRHVRELVEFGLVNIGGLVISSACLAFSRYVLGLDSPLADNVAANGVGLVLGMVFRYVMYRAVVFRGDR, encoded by the coding sequence ATGTCGGAGCACTCTGCCGGGGACACCGCCGTCTCCCCGCGGTCCTGGCCCGTGCGCGTGCTGGCCGAGACGTGGCGGCGCCGCGTGGAGCTGCTGCGCTTCGGCACCGTGGGCGGCGTGGCCTACGTGGTCAACCTGGCCGTGTTCAACCTGCTGCTGCACGGCCCGGCGCCGTTCGACGTCCTCTCCCACAAGCCGGTGACGGTCAACGTCATCGCGGTGGCGGTGTCGACGCTGGTGGCGTGGCTGGGGAACCGGTACTGGACGTTCGCGGCGCACCGCACGACGCGGCACGTGCGCGAACTGGTCGAGTTCGGGCTGGTGAACATCGGCGGCCTGGTGATCTCGTCGGCCTGCCTGGCGTTCTCGCGCTACGTGCTCGGGCTGGACTCGCCGCTGGCGGACAACGTGGCGGCGAACGGCGTGGGCCTCGTGCTGGGCATGGTGTTCCGGTACGTCATGTACCGCGCGGTGGTGTTCCGCGGCGACCGCTGA
- a CDS encoding ATP-binding protein, which translates to MRRRVLLATISAVAVAVILLGVPLGMFGARYVVAIEEQRVSDRVDSFVRTLERTVERGERPTDEQVARASEGRQGDLPALVTVSMPDGELLTYGGEQRQPTFVKAAETDNRAWVSFEVSAWGVYVKAAQIVALVIVAGVVAIGAGIAMAVWQANRLSAPLVYLAASAEQLGSGQVRPSLEPSGVEEIDLVAAELARSADRLAGRLAAERQFAQDASHQLRTPLTALSMRLEEIMLTSDDDAVVEEARVSLEQVERLVAVVDDLLQTSRRSQGGTTEAVVLLDVVRQQHEEWADTFAQVGRELVVDVAEEHRVLATPGALAQVIATLLENSLKYGDGTTTIRSRTPGAKGALALEVTDEGPGVDDEIAPRVFERGATTGNSTGLGLALARDLVAADGGRLELAQRRPPVFRIFLSGVPRTLDPRVVLPPGTTISSRGRRRGWLHHADD; encoded by the coding sequence GTGCGCCGTCGCGTCCTGCTGGCGACCATCTCGGCGGTCGCCGTCGCGGTGATCCTGCTGGGCGTCCCGCTGGGCATGTTCGGCGCACGGTACGTCGTCGCGATCGAGGAGCAGCGGGTCTCCGACCGGGTCGACTCGTTCGTCCGCACCCTGGAACGGACCGTCGAGCGGGGTGAGCGCCCCACCGACGAGCAGGTCGCCCGGGCCTCCGAGGGGCGTCAGGGCGACCTGCCCGCCCTGGTGACGGTCAGCATGCCCGACGGCGAGCTGCTGACCTACGGCGGCGAGCAGCGCCAGCCCACGTTCGTCAAGGCCGCCGAGACCGACAACCGCGCCTGGGTGTCGTTCGAGGTCTCCGCCTGGGGCGTGTACGTCAAGGCCGCGCAGATCGTCGCGCTCGTCATCGTGGCCGGCGTCGTCGCGATCGGTGCCGGCATCGCGATGGCCGTGTGGCAGGCCAACCGGCTCTCCGCGCCCCTGGTCTACCTCGCCGCGTCCGCCGAGCAGCTCGGCTCCGGGCAGGTGCGCCCCAGCCTCGAACCGTCCGGCGTCGAGGAGATCGACCTCGTCGCCGCCGAGCTCGCCCGCAGCGCCGACCGGCTCGCGGGACGCCTCGCGGCCGAACGGCAGTTCGCCCAGGACGCCTCCCACCAGCTGCGCACGCCGCTCACCGCCCTGTCGATGCGGCTCGAGGAGATCATGCTCACCTCGGACGACGACGCCGTCGTCGAGGAGGCCCGCGTGTCCCTCGAGCAGGTGGAACGCCTCGTCGCCGTCGTCGACGACCTCCTGCAGACCTCCCGGCGCTCCCAGGGCGGCACCACCGAGGCCGTCGTCCTCCTCGACGTCGTGCGCCAGCAGCACGAGGAGTGGGCCGACACCTTCGCCCAGGTGGGCCGCGAGCTCGTGGTCGACGTCGCCGAGGAGCACCGCGTGCTCGCCACGCCCGGAGCCCTCGCCCAGGTCATCGCGACACTCCTGGAGAACTCCCTCAAGTACGGCGACGGCACCACCACGATCCGGTCCCGCACCCCCGGCGCGAAGGGCGCGCTCGCCCTCGAGGTCACCGACGAGGGTCCCGGCGTCGACGACGAGATCGCCCCCCGCGTGTTCGAGCGCGGCGCCACCACCGGCAACAGCACCGGGCTCGGCCTCGCGCTCGCCCGCGACCTCGTCGCCGCCGACGGCGGACGCCTCGAGCTCGCGCAGCGTCGCCCGCCCGTGTTCCGCATCTTCCTGTCCGGCGTGCCCCGCACGCTCGACCCCCGCGTCGTCCTGCCGCCCGGCACCACGATCTCCTCGCGGGGTCGCCGCCGCGGCTGGCTCCACCACGCCGACGACTGA